In Drosophila simulans strain w501 chromosome 3R, Prin_Dsim_3.1, whole genome shotgun sequence, a single window of DNA contains:
- the LOC6729245 gene encoding uncharacterized protein LOC6729245: protein MKYTNDTRIIVFICCLLQGFAVGLRMIKVSIPAYKLRGESAFLECQYELNRTHHTVTGLQSHSDHAHGHNTHAGEFHYPDGDALEDERSSYRSRMRQSQRQHGQRPRQREPIAMRQYQSQQSHQQLPAPPEKSPYGHSVYRGSAASGYLGAAHVGASTHSGSVSVSNGNSNGGPAAYMPDFDRADSFDDSHDREEEEDEDEEEQPEEGEALYAIKWYKDNEEFYRYVPKARPPKTSYRVDGVRVIEELSDASRVLLRGLTLNSTGLYRCEVSAEAPNFSSVQGEGRMDIVFLPRDGPHIRGQQYQYQIGEYLYLNCTSGKSHPASHLQWFVNEQPILDEHYLHKYNDIVHKHGLITSTLGLQLPLEPRHFHEGDMRVKCLASISPVLWKGGKESVLQRRPGIIDNREAMLLVKGAAGHSESSFLRTLTIAIILARTGQWLLGAELT from the exons ATGAAATACACAAACGATACACGAATCATTGTGTTcatttgctgtttgctgcAAG GTTTTGCCGTTGGCCTGCGCATGATTAAGGTCTCCATTCCCGCCTACAAATTGCGTGGCGAGTCCGCTTTTCTGGAGTGCCAGTATGAGCTGAACCGGACGCACCACACGGTCACGGGTCTGCAGAGCCACTCGGACCATGCCCACGGTCACAACACCCATGCCGGTGAGTTCCACTATCCGGATGGCGATGCGCTGGAGGACGAACGGTCGTCGTACCGCTCCAGGATGCGGCAAAGCCAGCGGCAACATGGCCAGCGGCCCAGGCAGCGGGAACCCATCGCCATGCGTCAGTATCAGAGCCAACAGAGCCATCAGCAGTTGCCAGCTCCGCCGGAGAAGTCGCCGTACGGACACAGTGTTTACCGGGGCAGTGCCGCCTCCGGCTATCTGGGCGCCGCCCATGTGGGCGCCAGTACCCACAGCGGATCCGTATCCGTGAGCAACGGGAACAGTAACGGCGGTCCGGCGGCCTATATGCCCGATTTCGATCGGGCGGACAGCTTCGACGATAGCCACGAtcgcgaggaggaggaggacgaggacgaggaggagcagcccgAGGAAGGCGAAGCCCTGTACGCCATCAAGTGGTACAAGGACAACGAGGAGTTCTACCGATACGTGCCAAAGGCCCGGCCGCCGAAAACCAGCTACCGGGTGGACGGTGTGCGAGTCATT GAGGAGCTTTCGGACGCGAGTCGCGTTCTGCTGCGCGGACTGACGCTCAACTCGACCGGATTGTACCGCTGCGAGGTGTCCGCCGAGGCGCCCAACTTCTCATCGGTGCAGGGCGAGGGGCGGATGGACATTGTGT TTCTGCCGCGCGATGGACCACACATCAGAGGACAGCAGTATCAGTATCAGATCGGCGAATActtgtatttaaattgcacGTCAGGCAAGTCGCATCCGGCCTCGCATTTGCAGTGGTTTGTCAATGAGCAGCCG ATCCTCGACGAGCACTACCTGCACAAATACAACGACATCGTGCACAAACACGGGCTAATCACCTCGACATTGGGCCTGCAGCTGCCGCTAGAGCCGCGCCACTTCCACGAGGGCGACATGCGCGTCAAGTGCCTGGCCAGCATATCGCCGGTGCTGTGGAAGGGTGGCAAGGAGAGTGTCCTGCAGCGGCGGCCGGGGATCATCGACAACCGCGAGGCCATGCTGCTGG TGAAAGGTGCGGCTGGACACTCGGAGAGCAGTTTTCTGCGAACGCTAACCATCGCCATCATCCTGGCCAGAACTGGGCAGTGGCTACTTGGCGCGGAGCTGACCTAA